In a single window of the Pyrococcus sp. NA2 genome:
- a CDS encoding aspartate/glutamate racemase family protein: MYLMQWFNNEYILALNTNLGAKTMKEYTIGLIRVLTIDDERLLNLHGELIEKAFPELKVISACIEDQPFGIYDEESERIAKPKILRLAKEFEKRGVDAIIISCAADPAVEEARREVSIPVVGAGSAVASLALAQGRKVGVLNLTEKTPKVIKEVLGDHLIAEEHPEGVKNTLDLMEKKTEIVEAARRLKERGVEVIVLGCTGMSTIKIAPILEDAVKIPVIDPVLASGAVVLNILRGRDVWGEIDEDKS, from the coding sequence ATGTACTTAATGCAATGGTTCAATAATGAATATATTCTTGCATTAAATACCAACCTTGGTGCTAAAACAATGAAGGAGTACACCATAGGATTGATTAGGGTGCTGACAATAGATGATGAAAGGTTGCTGAACTTACATGGTGAACTAATAGAAAAAGCATTTCCGGAGCTTAAGGTCATAAGTGCATGCATAGAAGACCAACCTTTCGGAATATATGATGAAGAAAGCGAGAGAATAGCAAAACCAAAGATATTAAGGCTTGCCAAAGAATTCGAAAAAAGAGGAGTTGACGCTATAATTATCAGTTGTGCTGCAGATCCAGCGGTTGAGGAGGCCAGAAGAGAAGTTTCCATACCAGTTGTTGGCGCTGGTTCTGCAGTTGCATCACTAGCATTGGCTCAGGGAAGAAAGGTGGGTGTTCTAAATCTTACAGAGAAAACCCCTAAGGTGATTAAAGAAGTTCTCGGTGATCATCTTATTGCGGAAGAGCATCCTGAAGGTGTTAAAAATACGTTAGACTTAATGGAAAAGAAAACTGAAATAGTAGAGGCTGCAAGGAGGCTTAAAGAGAGGGGAGTTGAGGTCATTGTACTAGGCTGTACAGGTATGTCAACAATAAAAATAGCCCCAATTCTCGAGGATGCAGTAAAAATTCCTGTTATAGACCCCGTATTGGCTTCTGGAGCTGTTGTATTGAATATTCTCAGGGGAAGAGACGTATGGGGGGAGATTGATGAAGATAAGAGTTAA
- a CDS encoding argininosuccinate synthase, giving the protein MKVVLAYSGGLDTSVILKLMQEKLNAEVITVTVDVGQKDDFKKIEEKALKLGAVKHYTIDAKEEFAKEYIAKAIKANALYEGAYPLASALARPLIAKKVVEIAKKENADAIAHGCTGKGNDQVRFDLTIKALCPEIKIIAPVREWGLTRDWEIEYAKKNGIPVKEKIYSIDENLWGRSIEGGILEDPSEEPPEEVFEWTLSPEKTPEKPEYVTIEFEKGIPVALNGKRMDLVELIETLNFIAGKHGVGRIDHIEDRSIGIKSREVYEAPAAMTILKAHKDLEKFTLTKWVLEFKEIVDSKWSWLVYNGLWFEPLREALDAFIDEVEENVNGTVKIKLYKGNVTVAGRESENALYDIDLVTFEKSKYDQKLAIGFIELFGMQSVLAYRTSSKLH; this is encoded by the coding sequence GTGAAGGTAGTTTTAGCGTACTCAGGTGGCTTGGACACGTCAGTCATCCTTAAACTAATGCAAGAGAAGCTGAATGCTGAAGTGATAACGGTTACAGTAGATGTTGGACAAAAAGATGATTTCAAGAAGATTGAGGAGAAAGCCCTAAAGTTAGGAGCCGTAAAACACTATACAATTGATGCAAAAGAAGAATTTGCCAAAGAATACATAGCTAAGGCAATTAAAGCTAATGCCCTTTATGAAGGGGCTTATCCATTAGCTTCTGCCTTGGCAAGGCCCTTGATCGCAAAAAAGGTTGTTGAAATCGCTAAGAAAGAAAATGCCGATGCAATAGCCCATGGATGTACTGGAAAAGGAAATGACCAGGTGAGGTTCGATTTAACGATTAAAGCACTTTGTCCAGAAATCAAAATAATTGCTCCAGTAAGGGAGTGGGGTCTAACAAGGGACTGGGAAATTGAATATGCAAAGAAGAATGGCATTCCAGTTAAGGAAAAGATATACAGCATTGATGAGAACCTTTGGGGAAGGAGCATAGAAGGAGGAATTTTAGAGGATCCATCTGAAGAACCACCAGAAGAGGTTTTTGAGTGGACACTTTCACCAGAGAAGACACCAGAAAAACCCGAATATGTAACAATCGAATTTGAGAAAGGAATTCCAGTTGCCTTAAATGGAAAAAGAATGGACTTAGTTGAACTTATAGAGACTCTGAATTTTATTGCTGGAAAGCATGGAGTTGGGAGGATAGACCACATTGAAGATAGAAGCATTGGAATAAAGAGCAGGGAAGTTTATGAAGCACCAGCAGCAATGACCATACTCAAAGCCCATAAAGATCTCGAGAAATTTACCCTCACAAAATGGGTTCTTGAATTCAAGGAGATCGTTGATTCAAAGTGGTCATGGCTTGTCTATAATGGCCTTTGGTTTGAGCCACTTAGAGAGGCCCTTGATGCATTCATAGATGAAGTAGAGGAAAATGTGAACGGAACTGTCAAGATAAAACTTTACAAAGGAAATGTAACTGTTGCCGGAAGGGAGTCTGAAAATGCCCTCTACGACATTGACTTGGTAACGTTCGAAAAGTCCAAGTATGATCAAAAACTTGCCATAGGCTTCATTGAACTCTTTGGAATGCAGAGTGTCTTAGCCTACAGAACAAGCAGCAAGCTCCACTAA
- a CDS encoding OPT/YSL family transporter, with product MEVKRRHPSAFEAGVLALNILMAILGAIIGLELITRLGITTNTSIIGALIAILLARIPLRALKAFLDLNRQNLVQTAISGATFGAANAIFLPVGVTWLLGRQDLLIPMWIGATLAAFIDMTMIYWLFDTRIFPAKNPWPPGIATAETLIAAAKKGKRAMLLLYGMIAGGIVRYLGIPADIAGVAWIGNIWALTMFGIGLIVRGYSPQLFGVDINKYYAPHGIMIGAGLVALIQIILIISKKRKALKVEGEYEFTRTEEDIKSALTKGFAFYTAVALVLALIGGLYTGMSAGMFVWWFIFAAIAALVSELIVGLSAMHAGWFPAFATALIFLILGVLMGFPAPALGLLVGFTAATGPAFADMGYDLKTGWIIRGEGKDKEFEIEGRRQQYLAELTGLIVASLMVVLLAKTYLVQDLVPPVDRVYVATIKAGANPEIAKYLLLWAIPGAIVQAIGGPDRQLGILFATGLLIKYPIAGITVLIAIGIRLAVVRMYKEEGQNALYVLGAGLIAGSTLVSFFTSTLKLGKK from the coding sequence ATGGAAGTAAAGAGGAGACACCCTTCAGCATTTGAGGCCGGCGTATTAGCCCTAAACATCCTAATGGCAATACTTGGTGCAATTATCGGACTAGAACTAATTACACGTTTAGGAATCACAACGAATACTTCGATAATTGGTGCGTTGATAGCAATACTACTGGCTAGGATTCCTCTAAGAGCTTTGAAGGCATTCTTAGATTTAAACAGGCAGAATTTAGTACAAACGGCAATTTCAGGAGCAACTTTTGGAGCTGCAAATGCAATTTTCCTACCAGTGGGTGTAACATGGCTCCTTGGAAGGCAGGATCTTTTAATCCCAATGTGGATCGGTGCAACTTTGGCAGCTTTCATTGATATGACGATGATTTACTGGCTTTTCGATACAAGAATCTTCCCAGCTAAGAATCCTTGGCCCCCAGGGATAGCTACCGCTGAAACACTCATAGCAGCAGCTAAAAAAGGTAAGAGAGCAATGCTGTTACTCTATGGAATGATTGCGGGAGGTATAGTGAGATATCTTGGAATTCCAGCGGACATAGCTGGAGTTGCATGGATCGGAAACATCTGGGCGCTGACAATGTTTGGAATTGGTCTCATAGTCAGGGGTTATTCTCCACAGCTCTTTGGAGTGGACATAAACAAGTACTACGCTCCTCATGGTATAATGATAGGAGCTGGATTGGTTGCTTTGATACAGATAATCCTCATAATTTCCAAGAAGAGAAAAGCGTTGAAAGTTGAGGGAGAGTATGAATTCACGAGAACTGAAGAGGACATAAAATCTGCACTTACAAAGGGTTTTGCATTTTACACTGCAGTCGCATTGGTCCTCGCTCTCATAGGAGGTCTTTATACTGGAATGTCAGCTGGAATGTTTGTGTGGTGGTTCATCTTTGCAGCAATAGCAGCTTTGGTATCCGAGCTAATCGTGGGATTATCGGCAATGCACGCTGGGTGGTTTCCAGCTTTTGCGACCGCCTTAATATTCCTCATCCTGGGAGTGCTGATGGGATTCCCAGCTCCTGCATTAGGACTTCTCGTTGGATTCACAGCTGCAACTGGGCCTGCATTCGCTGATATGGGGTATGACTTAAAGACGGGATGGATAATAAGGGGAGAAGGGAAGGATAAGGAGTTTGAAATAGAGGGAAGAAGACAACAGTACCTTGCAGAGCTTACAGGATTGATCGTTGCTTCTCTTATGGTAGTGTTGCTTGCAAAGACTTACCTGGTTCAAGACCTAGTGCCACCGGTGGATAGGGTATACGTGGCAACTATTAAGGCTGGCGCAAATCCCGAGATAGCCAAATATTTACTATTGTGGGCAATTCCAGGAGCGATAGTTCAGGCCATTGGAGGTCCAGACAGGCAACTTGGTATACTGTTTGCTACAGGACTATTAATAAAATATCCAATTGCGGGAATAACTGTGCTTATAGCAATTGGTATTAGACTTGCAGTGGTTCGCATGTACAAAGAAGAGGGACAAAATGCACTCTATGTCCTCGGTGCTGGTCTCATTGCAGGATCCACATTAGTTAGCTTCTTCACATCAACGCTCAAGCTCGGTAAGAAGTGA
- a CDS encoding AroM family protein: protein MRIGLVTIGQSPRTDVVPEMRPYLGSAEIIECGALDDLTLEEIRDMAPKEGEEVLVSRLRDGSQVRLSREKIVRRLQECIRKLEEEVDIIGVLCTGEFPELSSKKLLVEPSLLLLKTVEALNISKLGVIIPDPDQIEMAKRKWERISNDVEVQSVSPYLGGEEELIKAAGMLKDRDIIVLDCIGYSLNAKRIVKRITKKPVILPRTLMARVIGELLEEV, encoded by the coding sequence ATGAGAATTGGGCTTGTAACAATTGGGCAATCACCAAGAACCGACGTCGTTCCCGAGATGAGGCCCTACCTTGGGAGTGCAGAGATAATTGAGTGTGGAGCTTTGGACGATCTAACTCTAGAGGAGATAAGAGATATGGCTCCAAAAGAGGGAGAGGAGGTGCTAGTTAGCAGGCTCAGAGATGGCTCTCAGGTTAGATTGAGTCGAGAGAAGATAGTTAGGAGGCTTCAAGAATGCATAAGGAAGCTTGAAGAAGAGGTTGATATAATTGGAGTTCTCTGCACTGGAGAATTTCCAGAGCTGAGTTCTAAAAAATTGCTCGTCGAACCTTCTTTACTTCTCCTGAAAACCGTGGAAGCACTGAACATCTCAAAACTTGGAGTTATAATTCCAGATCCGGATCAGATAGAGATGGCCAAGAGAAAATGGGAAAGGATAAGCAATGATGTTGAGGTTCAAAGCGTCTCTCCCTATCTAGGAGGAGAGGAAGAGCTGATAAAGGCAGCTGGAATGCTAAAAGATCGTGACATCATTGTCCTGGATTGCATTGGATACAGTCTCAACGCCAAGAGGATTGTAAAGAGAATCACAAAGAAACCTGTTATTTTGCCGAGAACTCTGATGGCGAGAGTTATCGGAGAACTTCTGGAGGAGGTGTAA
- a CDS encoding ACT domain-containing protein: MPEEKISIAKAVKELISSRPAIRECLILDIVNYSALARTLVEELEKKHIKTSVGAVKMALIRVGEELKKEKAFFEKNIKNVVAKTVIELQSDLSVITAEKRAVLSRIEKLSKIMEKARFFQLTQGVETFTIVVSNEEKDEIIKMLGNNIIDVIEEQTAIVLISPEDIIKTPGVVAFITSALSFSGINITQVISCHKDTIFVLDRREAPKAYQILEDLILKMRK, encoded by the coding sequence ATGCCTGAGGAAAAAATAAGTATTGCAAAGGCTGTTAAAGAACTAATTTCTTCCAGGCCAGCAATTAGAGAATGCCTAATTTTAGATATTGTAAACTATAGTGCTTTAGCGAGAACCCTAGTAGAAGAACTAGAGAAAAAACACATTAAAACTTCAGTTGGAGCAGTGAAGATGGCTCTGATAAGAGTTGGAGAAGAATTAAAGAAAGAAAAAGCATTCTTTGAGAAAAATATTAAGAATGTAGTTGCGAAAACTGTTATTGAGCTTCAGTCTGACTTAAGCGTTATAACAGCAGAAAAAAGAGCTGTTTTGAGTAGAATTGAAAAACTTTCAAAAATCATGGAAAAAGCAAGATTTTTCCAGCTTACTCAAGGCGTTGAGACATTCACAATTGTAGTTTCCAATGAAGAGAAAGATGAGATAATCAAGATGCTAGGAAATAACATAATTGATGTTATCGAAGAGCAAACGGCAATAGTTCTAATCAGCCCCGAAGACATAATAAAAACGCCTGGAGTCGTTGCTTTCATTACATCAGCTCTCTCCTTCAGTGGAATAAATATAACCCAGGTAATTTCCTGCCACAAAGATACAATATTTGTCCTTGATAGAAGAGAGGCTCCAAAAGCATATCAAATTCTTGAAGATCTAATTTTGAAAATGAGAAAATGA
- a CDS encoding aminopeptidase, whose protein sequence is MKVYEFELGLAARKLVRDILDVQPDEVVGITADTLSSEEVVNATARAVYEAGAKPLVIWIASPSGVGKAADPMLPQKALIGALTNVDVWIEFNYQWLLYSTVFDTVIRENKDLRYICLVGMTPDMMIRTIGRVDIEKLSEFLAEISEITKKGKHVKITTPAGTEVEFENHPERPLLVHSGHVPKGAYEMLPGQISWTPKLETINGTIVFDGSVYPPIGLLREPIKLEVEKGKIVNIEGGREAKEFADWLESFNDPNMYQLAHVSYGFNPGAKLTGNIVEDERVWGATEWGIGNIGPRLVPDIPGGVSAASHTDGICLNSSVWIDDVQIMDKGNVIYPPELAKLAKELRC, encoded by the coding sequence ATGAAGGTTTATGAGTTTGAGCTAGGTTTGGCTGCAAGAAAGCTTGTGAGAGATATCTTAGATGTGCAACCGGATGAAGTCGTTGGAATTACCGCGGATACGCTCTCAAGTGAGGAAGTTGTCAATGCAACTGCCAGAGCAGTTTATGAAGCGGGAGCGAAACCACTTGTTATCTGGATTGCAAGTCCAAGTGGTGTAGGAAAGGCTGCAGATCCAATGTTGCCTCAGAAAGCATTAATTGGAGCATTGACGAATGTGGATGTATGGATAGAATTCAATTATCAGTGGTTACTATATTCGACGGTTTTCGATACCGTTATCAGGGAAAACAAGGATCTTAGGTATATCTGTCTGGTGGGCATGACTCCAGATATGATGATTAGAACGATAGGAAGAGTTGATATAGAAAAGCTTTCCGAGTTTCTCGCGGAGATATCTGAAATAACTAAAAAAGGGAAACATGTCAAGATTACAACTCCAGCGGGAACAGAGGTTGAGTTTGAAAATCATCCAGAAAGGCCTTTGCTAGTTCATTCTGGACACGTTCCTAAGGGTGCCTATGAAATGCTTCCGGGTCAGATAAGTTGGACTCCAAAGCTTGAAACAATTAATGGTACAATCGTCTTTGATGGGTCAGTATATCCCCCAATAGGACTTTTAAGGGAGCCTATTAAACTGGAGGTAGAAAAAGGAAAAATAGTCAACATAGAGGGAGGAAGGGAAGCAAAAGAGTTTGCCGATTGGCTTGAAAGCTTTAATGATCCCAACATGTACCAGTTGGCCCACGTGTCATATGGTTTTAATCCAGGAGCAAAACTCACCGGAAATATCGTTGAAGATGAGAGGGTGTGGGGAGCAACTGAATGGGGGATAGGGAACATAGGGCCCAGGCTAGTTCCTGACATCCCTGGTGGAGTATCCGCAGCATCGCATACTGATGGGATTTGTTTGAACTCATCGGTCTGGATTGATGATGTGCAAATAATGGATAAGGGAAACGTTATCTATCCGCCTGAACTGGCAAAGTTAGCTAAGGAACTTAGGTGTTAG
- a CDS encoding DUF1177 domain-containing protein → MMKQVIEAYELLDSAKIDGYKVAEVLRERGIENVDVKTIEGERGSTDFIKVLIPGKNGKLNGGDAPTLGIIGRLGGIGARPEMIGLVSDADGAITAIAVALKLADMRKNGDVLDGDVIITTHICPNAPTQPHDPVPFMGSPVDIATMNRYEVDPQMDAILSVDTTRGNRIINVRGFAITPTVKEGWILKVSDDLLDIMQYVTGKMPVVVPITMQDITPYGNGVYHLNSMMQPATATDAPVVGVAITSEVPVPGCATGASQIVDIEQAARFCVEVAKGFGKGTVKFYDEEEFRRLVELYGSMKHLQTLGRMKE, encoded by the coding sequence ATGATGAAACAGGTGATAGAGGCTTATGAACTATTAGATAGTGCGAAGATAGATGGGTACAAGGTTGCTGAGGTTTTAAGGGAAAGGGGAATTGAGAACGTTGATGTTAAGACAATTGAAGGGGAAAGAGGCTCTACAGATTTCATAAAAGTCCTGATTCCTGGAAAAAATGGAAAGTTAAATGGAGGGGATGCACCAACCCTAGGGATCATAGGTAGACTCGGAGGAATAGGTGCTAGGCCTGAAATGATAGGCTTGGTCTCGGATGCTGACGGCGCAATTACTGCGATAGCTGTGGCATTGAAACTTGCTGACATGAGGAAAAATGGAGATGTTCTGGATGGGGATGTTATAATAACGACTCACATCTGCCCGAATGCTCCAACGCAACCCCATGATCCGGTACCTTTCATGGGATCTCCAGTTGATATCGCAACAATGAATAGGTATGAAGTTGATCCGCAGATGGATGCCATCCTTTCTGTAGATACCACAAGGGGAAACAGGATAATTAACGTTAGGGGATTTGCTATAACTCCAACGGTGAAGGAGGGGTGGATACTAAAGGTTAGTGATGACCTACTCGACATAATGCAGTACGTAACTGGGAAGATGCCGGTAGTCGTTCCAATAACAATGCAGGACATAACTCCCTATGGAAACGGCGTTTATCATCTAAATAGCATGATGCAACCAGCAACGGCCACAGATGCTCCCGTCGTTGGGGTGGCAATAACTTCTGAAGTTCCCGTTCCTGGATGTGCAACTGGAGCAAGTCAAATTGTTGACATTGAACAGGCAGCTAGATTCTGTGTAGAAGTTGCAAAGGGATTTGGAAAAGGAACCGTCAAGTTCTATGATGAAGAAGAATTTAGGCGTTTAGTAGAGCTCTATGGATCAATGAAACACCTTCAAACTTTGGGGAGGATGAAGGAATGA
- the argH gene encoding argininosuccinate lyase encodes MYRENLLGNVNSKVLSYISSMEEDREFVEEVIESLIAHVEALISQNLIPKEKGNKILKELKDLIKNPSPLFEIKAEDIHEAIEIYLKDRLGRDGGYLALGRSRNDHVASALRLKAKKLLIEQIKELLTFRKILLEKAKSYLNTVMPAFTHLQPAQPSTFAHYLCYIEETLATYTKALFFALDIVDRSPLGAGAIGGTSVPLDRKKLARKIFRGMVFNSINATSNRDFLGIACSIDVNLSIFLSRIAEDVIVFSTPQFNYLKLPNEHLATSSMMPQKRNPVTMEIARAWGAESIGHLVALLTILKGLPTGYNLDMQEANKHAFKILKGTLETLRIFSDLFAKIDVTEENMLRDASLFPILATDIAEKVALISGKPYREVYGEIAKLVKESRSAKEFYAKVEEKYGIKIDLEIGIRKPVIGSPNPEKVKEYIEIAEKTLKEDQSRLQVM; translated from the coding sequence ATGTACAGGGAAAATTTACTCGGAAATGTGAATTCTAAAGTTCTCTCCTACATATCCTCAATGGAAGAGGACAGGGAGTTTGTTGAGGAGGTCATCGAGAGCCTGATAGCTCACGTAGAAGCTCTAATTTCTCAAAATCTGATCCCAAAGGAGAAGGGTAACAAAATACTAAAAGAGCTAAAAGACCTCATTAAGAACCCCTCTCCATTATTTGAAATCAAGGCCGAAGACATCCACGAGGCAATTGAGATTTACTTAAAGGACAGACTTGGCAGAGATGGAGGGTATCTTGCCCTAGGAAGGAGTAGGAATGATCACGTCGCTTCTGCTTTAAGGTTAAAGGCAAAGAAACTCTTGATTGAACAGATAAAGGAGTTATTAACATTTAGAAAGATCCTCTTAGAGAAAGCTAAGAGTTATCTAAACACGGTGATGCCAGCGTTCACACATCTACAACCCGCACAACCATCAACGTTTGCTCACTATCTATGCTATATAGAAGAAACCCTTGCCACATACACGAAGGCCCTGTTCTTTGCCCTTGATATAGTTGATAGATCACCTCTAGGTGCCGGAGCTATAGGGGGAACTAGTGTTCCACTAGATAGGAAGAAACTTGCTAGAAAAATTTTCAGGGGGATGGTATTTAATTCAATAAATGCTACAAGCAATAGGGACTTCCTAGGAATAGCTTGCTCAATTGATGTGAATTTGTCTATATTCCTCTCAAGGATAGCTGAAGACGTGATTGTTTTTTCCACACCCCAGTTTAATTATCTTAAGCTTCCAAACGAGCACCTAGCAACAAGTAGTATGATGCCTCAAAAGAGAAATCCAGTGACAATGGAAATAGCAAGAGCTTGGGGGGCTGAAAGTATAGGGCATCTGGTTGCATTGCTGACAATCTTAAAGGGCCTCCCCACAGGCTACAACTTAGATATGCAAGAAGCCAACAAGCATGCTTTTAAGATATTGAAGGGAACTCTCGAAACGCTTAGGATTTTCAGTGATCTCTTTGCTAAGATTGATGTCACTGAAGAGAACATGCTAAGGGATGCTAGCCTCTTCCCAATCTTAGCAACAGACATTGCTGAAAAAGTTGCCCTAATAAGTGGAAAACCTTACAGAGAAGTTTATGGTGAGATTGCCAAGCTTGTGAAGGAATCTAGGAGTGCCAAGGAATTCTATGCCAAAGTTGAGGAGAAATACGGGATTAAAATTGACCTAGAAATTGGGATCAGAAAGCCAGTTATTGGTTCTCCAAATCCCGAAAAAGTCAAAGAATATATTGAAATTGCAGAAAAAACGCTCAAAGAAGATCAATCGAGGCTCCAGGTGATGTAA
- a CDS encoding Lrp/AsnC family transcriptional regulator, whose product MVKNQRKKKINFEWDEKEIKFWKDVSGGKLDDIDVMIYLALRENGRLSDTDLASIVGVSVPTARRRRLALQEKGLQIIGLLLFEEFGMASADVIIKFKKNARREDIINFIKEASDNPKVFEIDEYIGEYDIIIKFFDKSFKELKRTIDSFLSGRTIIEKYIILPVVSSPKLFSKKMKYKHTNVHYW is encoded by the coding sequence ATGGTAAAGAATCAAAGGAAAAAGAAAATAAATTTTGAGTGGGATGAAAAGGAGATAAAGTTTTGGAAAGATGTGAGTGGGGGTAAGCTTGACGACATTGATGTGATGATATATCTGGCATTAAGGGAAAATGGAAGATTGTCAGATACTGACCTCGCTAGTATCGTAGGAGTTTCAGTTCCGACTGCAAGAAGAAGGCGGTTAGCACTGCAAGAAAAAGGACTTCAGATAATAGGTTTATTACTCTTTGAGGAATTTGGAATGGCATCGGCGGATGTAATAATAAAGTTCAAGAAAAATGCAAGGAGAGAAGATATAATAAACTTCATAAAGGAGGCAAGTGACAATCCTAAAGTTTTTGAGATTGACGAGTACATTGGAGAGTACGACATAATAATAAAATTCTTTGATAAGAGTTTCAAGGAACTTAAGCGAACCATAGATTCGTTTTTATCTGGTAGAACGATAATAGAAAAATATATAATCCTGCCAGTCGTTTCAAGCCCGAAGTTATTCTCAAAGAAGATGAAATACAAACACACTAATGTACACTATTGGTGA
- a CDS encoding DUF917 family protein, with the protein MKIRVNEEIAELAVLGGAFFGGGGGGDLKLGLKHAKLAVELGDVIIVDIDSVSRDKQVVTASLVGAPASKEKYVTPSHMVRSTNLMIEIFDVEIGGIISSENGGYSTINGWIQSAVLEIPIIDAPADGRAHPTGIMGSMGLHKLKDYISMQVAVGGYKERYVEVVIRGNLERTTRVIREAAVQAGGLVAVTRNPVSPDFIKENAAIGAISKAIEVGRIIKENMSDPREMMHKLGEHLGGKVIGIGEVVDVKLETKGGFDIGRILVSGGYEIKFWNEYMTLSKNGERLAFFPDLIVTIDMKSGIPLTSAEIRKGIEIGILVVPKENLILGAGVKDPEVLKTVEEVIGGV; encoded by the coding sequence ATGAAGATAAGAGTTAATGAAGAAATAGCTGAGTTGGCCGTTCTTGGAGGTGCATTCTTTGGGGGTGGAGGAGGCGGTGACTTAAAGCTCGGGTTGAAGCATGCAAAACTTGCCGTGGAACTCGGAGATGTAATAATAGTGGACATTGACAGTGTATCCAGGGATAAACAGGTTGTAACTGCCTCATTGGTTGGTGCTCCTGCCTCAAAAGAGAAGTATGTTACCCCTAGTCACATGGTTAGATCAACGAATCTCATGATCGAAATATTTGATGTCGAAATTGGAGGAATTATATCATCAGAAAATGGTGGATACTCAACGATAAACGGATGGATTCAAAGTGCAGTCCTGGAAATCCCTATTATAGATGCTCCAGCTGATGGTCGAGCTCACCCCACAGGAATCATGGGCTCAATGGGTCTTCATAAATTAAAGGACTATATTTCGATGCAAGTTGCGGTTGGTGGATATAAAGAGAGGTACGTTGAGGTTGTTATAAGGGGTAACCTTGAGAGGACAACAAGGGTCATTAGAGAAGCTGCAGTCCAAGCTGGTGGTCTAGTTGCCGTGACTAGAAATCCAGTTTCTCCAGATTTCATCAAGGAAAATGCAGCTATTGGTGCAATTTCAAAGGCGATTGAAGTTGGTAGAATAATCAAGGAGAACATGTCAGATCCCAGGGAGATGATGCATAAGCTTGGGGAACACCTTGGAGGTAAAGTAATTGGCATTGGGGAGGTTGTTGATGTAAAGTTGGAAACCAAAGGAGGCTTTGACATCGGTAGAATACTTGTCTCTGGGGGGTATGAGATAAAATTCTGGAATGAGTACATGACACTAAGCAAGAATGGTGAGAGATTGGCGTTCTTCCCAGATTTAATAGTTACGATAGACATGAAATCTGGGATTCCTCTTACCTCTGCTGAAATTAGAAAAGGGATAGAAATAGGGATCTTAGTCGTTCCAAAGGAGAATCTAATTCTTGGGGCCGGTGTCAAAGATCCTGAAGTCCTAAAAACTGTGGAAGAAGTTATTGGGGGTGTCTAA
- a CDS encoding aminopeptidase, whose protein sequence is MEFKIDPQLYKACEIALKQCLGVKEGESVVVITDEPERRIGYHLWMKAKELNAEAIYIEITPRKMHGEEPPKPVAEAMKAADVVIAPTSKSITHTLAKKEACERGVRVATLPGITEEIFIRTLNANYDEIVELTNRIADVLDRGSTVQIITPLGTNLEFSIEGRKARRSTGVYRNPGECGNLPGAEAYIAPVERTGNGIAVIDGSMAGIGMLKEPIKLVIREGFVEKVEGGDEARRLEEILSRYGREARNLAEFGIGTNPKARISGNILEDEKVFGTVHIALGSNYDFGGRVKAPIHLDGIIRSPTVLIDGEYLFRDGNLVI, encoded by the coding sequence ATGGAGTTCAAAATAGATCCCCAGTTGTATAAGGCATGCGAAATAGCATTGAAGCAGTGCCTTGGAGTCAAAGAGGGGGAATCTGTTGTTGTAATTACAGACGAACCGGAACGCAGAATTGGGTATCACCTCTGGATGAAGGCCAAGGAGTTGAATGCAGAGGCCATCTACATAGAAATAACTCCAAGGAAGATGCATGGAGAGGAACCTCCTAAACCTGTAGCTGAAGCTATGAAAGCAGCGGATGTTGTAATTGCACCAACTTCAAAGTCAATAACTCATACTCTTGCAAAGAAAGAGGCCTGTGAAAGAGGAGTGAGGGTAGCAACTTTACCTGGTATAACTGAGGAGATATTCATCAGGACATTGAATGCTAATTATGACGAGATAGTTGAGCTCACAAATAGAATAGCAGATGTTCTTGATAGGGGAAGCACGGTTCAAATAATAACTCCCCTTGGAACAAACCTGGAATTCTCAATAGAGGGAAGGAAAGCAAGGAGAAGTACAGGAGTTTACAGGAATCCAGGCGAATGTGGAAACTTACCTGGAGCTGAGGCTTATATAGCACCCGTTGAGAGAACAGGAAATGGAATTGCAGTTATTGATGGTTCTATGGCTGGAATTGGGATGTTAAAGGAACCAATTAAGCTCGTGATTCGTGAAGGGTTCGTTGAAAAAGTTGAGGGAGGTGATGAGGCAAGGAGACTTGAGGAAATCTTGTCAAGATATGGAAGAGAAGCAAGAAACTTGGCTGAATTTGGAATAGGAACAAATCCAAAGGCTAGGATAAGTGGAAATATCCTTGAAGATGAAAAAGTCTTTGGAACGGTTCACATAGCCCTAGGAAGCAACTACGATTTTGGAGGACGTGTAAAAGCTCCCATCCATTTGGATGGCATAATAAGAAGCCCAACTGTTTTGATTGATGGAGAATACCTGTTTAGAGATGGGAATCTTGTGATTTGA